Proteins encoded within one genomic window of Rubripirellula tenax:
- a CDS encoding histone deacetylase family protein, with protein sequence MRIFYTDHFELPLPSGHRFPMDKYRRLRARVVASKEHASDVLVVPTEATDEQLLRCHDRRYIEAVQTGSLSTAEIRRIGFPWSPKMVSRSRRSTGATIAAARAALTDGFSVNLAGGTHHAMTDAGEGYCVFNDAAVTIRTLQAEFEIQRACVIDLDVHQGNGTAQILAGDSTAFTLSIHGVRNFPLRKTASDLDVPLPDGTNDVTYLRELESALDVVSRNGPFDLAIYLAGADPYEHDRLGRLKLTKHGLVQRDLAVIRWCQKRGIPLAIAMAGGYASTIDDIVDIHASTVSLASRASRSVV encoded by the coding sequence GTGCGGATCTTTTACACCGACCATTTTGAGTTGCCGCTTCCATCGGGCCACCGCTTTCCGATGGACAAATACAGGCGACTCCGCGCTCGCGTTGTTGCCAGTAAAGAACATGCCAGCGATGTGTTGGTCGTTCCGACCGAGGCGACGGATGAACAGTTGCTTCGCTGTCACGATCGCCGTTACATCGAAGCGGTCCAGACCGGATCACTTTCGACCGCCGAAATCCGACGGATCGGTTTTCCTTGGTCGCCGAAAATGGTTTCTCGATCGCGACGCAGCACCGGCGCCACCATCGCCGCCGCACGTGCGGCACTCACGGACGGCTTCTCGGTCAACTTGGCCGGCGGCACGCACCACGCGATGACGGATGCCGGCGAAGGGTACTGTGTGTTTAACGATGCTGCAGTCACGATTCGCACGCTGCAAGCCGAATTTGAAATCCAGCGCGCGTGCGTGATCGACTTGGATGTTCACCAAGGCAACGGCACCGCCCAGATACTTGCCGGCGATTCGACTGCGTTCACGCTTTCGATCCACGGCGTCCGGAACTTTCCCCTGCGGAAAACGGCAAGCGACTTGGATGTCCCCTTACCCGACGGCACCAATGACGTCACCTACCTTCGCGAACTCGAATCTGCCCTTGACGTGGTTTCTCGGAACGGTCCGTTTGATTTAGCGATCTATTTGGCGGGCGCCGATCCCTACGAACACGATCGTCTAGGTCGCCTAAAACTGACCAAACACGGACTGGTCCAGCGGGATCTGGCGGTGATTCGATGGTGTCAAAAACGTGGCATTCCGCTGGCGATTGCGATGGCCGGCGGCTATGCCAGCACAATCGACGATATCGTGGATATCCATGCGTCGACGGTAAGTCTGGCCAGCCGAGCCAGCCGTTCGGTGGTTTAG
- a CDS encoding serine/threonine protein kinase produces MDAARYAKIRDLFLAAEELPVESQRDFVASHSNGDQELIVEVLSLLAEHNAEFAKIEGDTAAPVVAPMSPAKLVETIQGTAAAERQSPHEGDTTHRGDSSGQTQPSAERKAGGGSAAITKHGAHRTHASPRVKQTESPKHASNSNAIWANRTRANRRRNSGWLWLAALLPTAMIGLWTYREVESMIQRSIRTELNGVINSVALRVDWFLGEKATLVQSWSREPTLRAAIVELNAIAETNPPIEELRKAVQIDRIHQQLQQISGVEDVKFVVWNDSYRTLASWSDDGADIGKPVHPSGAANLARVMSGATVIFGPERLKADIDGFVPETEKPVMAVIVPIQDDDGRIIASLLVRGLGLFEEFNMIFLEVIDSSQVDSYAINRDGTMLSESGHAVSNSTRGKLEIEPDQIAANLRVADPGFELTEHNRNSIQRQFRPVTVAVAGAVGLRPQVRTETYANYSGESVVGAWRWLDKWDMGVIVEQNADRAFAPVRVVRFSFLLLGSLLSLTAFLAATKIARSSTAEHAAHHPLSRYDIQEELGSGGMGMVFKAYHRQLGRDAALKVLRGDRHSQEDRLRFDREARLAASLSNPHSVQIHDYGRSDEGEAYCVMQFLRGLTLQEVVARSGHQAIGRMLSVMRQVCDALAEAHSLNLLHRDIKPQNIMLSLDPSVGDWAVVFDYGLAKPLEPDANVYQTSETIWAGTPMYMAPERFRQPGVMDPRSDIYSVGCVAYYLLSGRPPFIESDPESLFALILSEHPIGIAIHRGEEVPAEITELISKCMSKQPGDRFATIGEVCQDIDRLRVKYPWSVDEARVWWGHHGGE; encoded by the coding sequence ATGGACGCGGCGAGATACGCCAAAATTCGCGATCTGTTTCTCGCTGCGGAAGAATTGCCGGTCGAATCTCAACGAGACTTTGTGGCCAGTCACAGCAATGGCGATCAGGAACTGATCGTCGAGGTGTTGTCACTTTTGGCGGAACACAACGCCGAGTTCGCGAAGATCGAGGGGGATACGGCGGCACCCGTCGTTGCACCGATGTCGCCGGCCAAGCTTGTCGAAACGATCCAAGGTACTGCTGCCGCAGAACGTCAGTCGCCGCACGAAGGTGATACAACCCATCGCGGCGACTCGTCGGGACAAACCCAACCGTCCGCCGAACGGAAAGCGGGCGGTGGATCGGCAGCCATCACCAAACATGGTGCCCACCGAACACACGCGTCGCCCCGCGTCAAGCAAACCGAATCACCGAAACATGCTTCGAACAGCAACGCGATTTGGGCGAATCGGACGCGCGCGAATCGTCGACGCAATTCGGGGTGGTTGTGGCTCGCGGCTCTCTTGCCAACCGCGATGATCGGTTTGTGGACGTATCGCGAAGTGGAATCAATGATTCAGCGTTCGATCCGCACCGAACTCAACGGCGTGATCAACAGTGTTGCATTGCGGGTCGATTGGTTCCTGGGCGAGAAAGCGACGTTGGTTCAGTCGTGGTCGCGAGAACCCACGTTGCGCGCGGCGATCGTGGAACTCAACGCGATTGCGGAAACCAATCCTCCGATCGAAGAACTTCGCAAAGCCGTTCAAATCGATCGAATTCATCAACAGCTACAGCAGATATCGGGTGTAGAAGACGTAAAGTTCGTTGTCTGGAATGACTCGTACCGTACGTTGGCGAGTTGGTCCGACGATGGCGCCGATATCGGCAAACCCGTTCATCCGTCGGGCGCTGCGAACCTAGCACGCGTCATGAGTGGTGCGACGGTCATCTTTGGTCCCGAGCGATTGAAAGCCGATATCGACGGCTTCGTTCCCGAAACTGAAAAACCAGTGATGGCCGTCATCGTACCCATCCAAGACGACGACGGCCGCATCATTGCGTCGTTGTTGGTCCGTGGCTTGGGGTTATTCGAAGAGTTCAACATGATCTTCTTGGAAGTCATCGATTCCAGCCAAGTGGATTCCTACGCGATCAATCGTGACGGAACGATGTTGAGCGAAAGCGGGCACGCGGTATCGAATTCAACCCGTGGAAAATTGGAAATTGAACCCGACCAGATTGCCGCCAACCTGCGCGTTGCAGATCCCGGTTTCGAATTGACGGAGCACAATCGAAATTCGATCCAGCGCCAATTTCGACCTGTCACCGTCGCCGTTGCGGGTGCCGTTGGACTTCGGCCTCAAGTGCGAACGGAGACGTACGCGAACTATTCCGGCGAGTCGGTCGTTGGCGCGTGGCGATGGTTAGACAAGTGGGACATGGGCGTCATCGTTGAACAGAACGCCGATCGAGCGTTTGCCCCGGTGCGGGTTGTTCGATTCAGCTTTTTGTTGTTGGGAAGTTTGTTGTCGCTGACCGCTTTTTTGGCAGCGACAAAAATTGCTCGCTCATCAACGGCCGAACACGCCGCCCACCACCCGTTGTCACGTTACGACATTCAAGAAGAACTGGGCAGTGGCGGTATGGGGATGGTGTTCAAAGCCTACCACCGCCAACTCGGTCGCGACGCCGCGCTGAAGGTCCTGCGCGGCGACCGACACAGCCAAGAAGACCGTTTGCGATTCGATCGTGAAGCTCGTTTGGCGGCAAGTCTAAGCAACCCGCACAGCGTTCAAATTCACGATTACGGTCGCAGCGACGAAGGCGAAGCCTATTGTGTGATGCAGTTCCTGAGAGGTCTGACGTTGCAGGAAGTTGTCGCACGGAGCGGGCATCAAGCGATCGGGCGGATGTTGTCGGTGATGCGTCAAGTTTGCGACGCGCTTGCCGAGGCGCATTCGTTGAACCTGCTGCACCGGGATATCAAACCGCAAAACATCATGCTGTCGCTTGACCCATCCGTCGGCGATTGGGCCGTGGTGTTCGACTACGGATTGGCCAAGCCACTCGAACCCGACGCCAACGTCTATCAGACAAGCGAAACCATTTGGGCGGGTACGCCGATGTACATGGCGCCAGAGCGATTTCGCCAACCCGGCGTGATGGATCCTCGCAGCGACATTTATTCGGTCGGCTGCGTGGCGTACTATCTGTTGTCGGGCCGACCGCCCTTTATTGAATCGGACCCTGAATCGCTGTTCGCACTGATCCTGTCCGAACACCCGATCGGAATCGCGATCCACCGAGGCGAAGAAGTGCCTGCGGAGATCACCGAGCTGATTTCCAAGTGCATGTCGAAACAGCCGGGCGACCGCTTCGCAACCATTGGCGAGGTCTGCCAAGACATCGACCGCCTACGCGTCAAGTATCCCTGGTCCGTCGACGAAGCGCGTGTGTGGTGGGGACATCACGGAGGCGAATAG
- a CDS encoding sigma-70 family RNA polymerase sigma factor, translated as MTSITDLLTKSTDGEAGGTDQLFSLMYDDLCRLAGRFLQNEPMRHRLSSSSLVHQAYVRMVDQSRINWQGKTHFFAIGATVMRRILVDHARKVRSLKRGGGWERRQLTDEVTFKLSDDDDVVALDDLLKTLAELNPRQAKIVELRFFGGMTMREIATEMNLGLRTVEKEWAMSRAWMRRELRCSDAADDDGGSAVNSDGTAQPEEN; from the coding sequence ATGACGTCCATCACAGATCTCTTAACCAAAAGCACCGACGGTGAAGCGGGTGGAACCGATCAGCTGTTTTCGTTGATGTACGACGATCTGTGCCGTTTGGCTGGTCGATTTTTGCAAAACGAACCGATGCGACATCGGCTCAGTTCGTCGTCGTTGGTCCACCAAGCTTACGTGCGGATGGTGGACCAATCGCGGATCAATTGGCAGGGCAAGACGCACTTTTTTGCGATCGGCGCAACAGTCATGCGTCGCATTCTGGTTGACCATGCCAGGAAGGTTCGATCGCTCAAACGGGGCGGCGGTTGGGAACGTCGACAATTGACCGACGAAGTCACGTTCAAACTGAGCGATGACGACGATGTGGTCGCGCTGGATGATCTGCTAAAAACGTTGGCCGAATTGAATCCGCGTCAGGCCAAGATCGTTGAGTTGCGATTCTTTGGCGGAATGACCATGCGCGAAATCGCAACTGAGATGAATCTTGGATTGCGGACCGTTGAGAAAGAATGGGCGATGTCGCGTGCGTGGATGCGGCGGGAACTACGCTGTAGCGATGCCGCAGACGATGACGGCGGCAGTGCGGTCAATTCGGACGGTACCGCACAGCCCGAGGAAAACTGA
- a CDS encoding M14 family metallopeptidase encodes MVCCCAASVKRSLFLAIGWIYVFAAPMAYGEPGPTASTLVSTQFRSQDQAVRFETDFPGGKIDRLIEYNGSDFEIVIRPEADDTNDSAWYAFRVQSTNQRDIKVRLRYEGGSHRYEPKISYDRTNWESAQQLVVARHPGGSEVTLKIPVSDRAVWIAGQELVSNKDIANWIEQLRNQADASKILGKENALAIADTTIGTTVDGRNLYQMSIGNAQSGDSIFILSRQHPPEVTGTIGMMHFVEAICADTELAKAFRDKFHTSVVPIANPDGVAKGYWRANANGVDLNRDWMNFTQPETKAIHDELIKLNEHKDGRLWLFLDFHSTYNEVFYTMPRENDLFPSGFTTEWLAALDERMPTFDVLRDDGHNAHRSTSKAWVARELGIHAITYEFGDETDRDRIRNIAAKSAEEMMRLLLKRKSESVVSSK; translated from the coding sequence ATGGTTTGTTGCTGCGCTGCCTCGGTTAAGCGATCGCTGTTTCTCGCCATCGGATGGATCTACGTCTTCGCCGCACCCATGGCGTACGGCGAACCCGGACCGACTGCGTCGACCCTGGTTTCAACACAGTTTCGTTCACAGGACCAAGCCGTTCGTTTCGAAACGGACTTTCCCGGTGGAAAAATCGACCGTTTGATCGAATACAACGGTTCGGATTTCGAAATCGTAATTCGTCCCGAGGCCGATGATACCAACGACAGCGCGTGGTACGCGTTTCGCGTTCAATCGACGAACCAACGCGATATCAAAGTCCGACTGCGTTACGAAGGCGGATCGCATCGATACGAACCCAAGATCAGCTACGACCGCACAAACTGGGAATCGGCCCAGCAATTGGTTGTCGCGCGACATCCCGGTGGCAGCGAAGTCACGCTAAAGATCCCCGTTAGCGACCGCGCCGTTTGGATCGCCGGCCAAGAACTGGTCAGCAACAAAGACATCGCCAACTGGATCGAGCAACTTCGCAACCAAGCCGACGCCAGCAAAATTCTTGGCAAAGAAAACGCCCTGGCGATTGCTGACACGACCATCGGAACGACCGTCGATGGACGCAACCTTTACCAGATGTCGATCGGAAACGCCCAATCGGGCGATTCGATTTTCATTCTGTCGCGTCAACATCCGCCTGAGGTTACCGGCACGATCGGCATGATGCACTTCGTCGAAGCGATCTGTGCTGACACCGAATTAGCGAAGGCGTTTCGCGATAAATTTCACACCTCGGTCGTCCCGATCGCGAACCCTGATGGAGTCGCCAAAGGTTATTGGCGTGCCAACGCGAACGGCGTCGACCTGAATCGCGATTGGATGAATTTCACCCAACCGGAAACGAAGGCGATCCACGACGAATTGATCAAGCTGAACGAACACAAGGACGGCCGACTGTGGTTGTTCCTCGACTTCCACAGCACATACAACGAAGTCTTCTACACGATGCCGCGTGAAAACGACCTGTTCCCAAGTGGGTTCACGACCGAGTGGTTGGCGGCGCTCGACGAACGCATGCCCACGTTCGACGTCCTTCGTGACGATGGCCACAACGCGCACCGATCAACCAGCAAGGCCTGGGTCGCCCGAGAACTCGGAATCCACGCAATCACTTATGAATTCGGTGACGAAACGGATCGAGATCGGATCCGAAACATCGCAGCCAAATCGGCCGAAGAAATGATGCGACTGTTGCTGAAACGGAAATCCGAATCCGTCGTTTCATCGAAGTGA
- a CDS encoding glycosyltransferase family 4 protein, with the protein MRILVAHNSHKIPGGEQRVFESEVELLREAGHEVFLLNPHNDELDGRKQLSIAAETVWNRRIVRQINQLIPKIRPDVAHFHNVFPVLSPAVFSAVKRAKVSTVWTLHNYRLICPGMLLMRDGKPCEECVGKRFAFPAIRHRCYRNSLPATTVIAATLSVHRGIRTWRDDVDRFLVPSEFARRKLTAGGVPEAKLTVKPNFVSGEPGVGGGAGGYFLFVGRLSEEKGVHCLLNAWLRLKNPLPLKILGSGELPSDLRDAIARLDNVEFLGSRSAEEVMQMMADARATIVPSICYETFGLVVTESFSVGTPVIASDIGAIGELIDHGKNGLKFAPGDPQALASAVETFVSMEQQPLRSEARLCYERDFRAATNLKLLENVYHEVMQANGQIVSDQVGLPKGLRVDLAQRTSTTGETPARSTRPAKPVAQSRD; encoded by the coding sequence ATGCGAATTCTAGTCGCTCACAACTCACACAAAATTCCTGGTGGGGAACAGCGTGTGTTCGAAAGCGAGGTGGAATTGCTTCGCGAGGCGGGCCACGAGGTCTTCCTTCTGAACCCCCACAACGACGAATTGGACGGCCGCAAGCAGTTGTCGATCGCAGCGGAAACGGTTTGGAATCGCAGGATCGTCCGACAGATCAATCAACTGATCCCCAAGATTCGCCCGGATGTCGCCCACTTTCACAACGTGTTCCCGGTCCTCTCGCCGGCCGTGTTTTCGGCCGTCAAGCGTGCCAAGGTGTCGACGGTCTGGACGCTGCACAATTATCGGCTGATCTGTCCCGGCATGCTGCTGATGCGCGACGGAAAGCCGTGCGAAGAATGCGTCGGGAAGCGGTTTGCGTTCCCCGCTATTCGGCATCGTTGTTATCGCAACAGTTTGCCGGCGACGACGGTGATCGCGGCGACTTTGTCGGTCCACCGAGGCATACGCACTTGGCGTGACGACGTCGACCGATTCTTGGTGCCCAGCGAGTTTGCGCGTCGCAAGCTGACAGCGGGCGGAGTCCCCGAGGCTAAGTTGACGGTCAAACCCAACTTCGTTTCCGGTGAACCGGGCGTTGGTGGGGGCGCGGGCGGCTACTTCCTTTTCGTCGGCCGGCTATCGGAAGAAAAGGGTGTCCATTGCCTGCTGAACGCTTGGTTGCGATTGAAGAATCCGCTGCCGCTGAAGATTCTAGGTTCCGGAGAGTTGCCGTCGGATCTCCGTGACGCCATCGCCCGATTGGACAATGTCGAATTTCTGGGTTCGCGATCGGCCGAGGAAGTGATGCAGATGATGGCAGACGCTCGCGCGACGATCGTTCCATCGATCTGCTACGAGACGTTCGGATTGGTCGTTACGGAATCGTTTTCCGTCGGCACACCGGTCATCGCATCCGACATCGGCGCCATCGGCGAATTGATTGACCATGGCAAAAACGGGTTGAAGTTCGCGCCGGGGGATCCGCAGGCTCTCGCATCGGCCGTCGAGACGTTCGTTTCCATGGAACAGCAACCCTTGCGATCCGAAGCGAGGCTCTGTTACGAACGCGATTTTCGTGCGGCGACCAATCTAAAGTTGCTCGAAAACGTTTATCACGAAGTGATGCAAGCCAACGGGCAAATCGTCAGCGATCAAGTGGGACTGCCGAAAGGCTTGCGAGTCGACTTGGCGCAAAGAACGTCGACGACTGGCGAAACTCCGGCCCGTTCAACTCGTCCCGCCAAACCCGTCGCGCAGTCACGCGACTGA
- a CDS encoding sugar phosphate isomerase/epimerase family protein, with product MLDRRHFVIAAAAAASLPMALAKGQVTDPDESMPVEFSLNMSTIRGQNLSVPDQIEVAAKAGYDSVEPWVRDLEKFVADGGTLADVKKQIEDAGMTVASAIGFANWIVDDDAARAAALETAKKEMEMVRSIGGVRIAAPPVGAHTATSVSPPLETIARRYHALLEVGREMGVTPQLELWGFSPTLSKLGELSYVSTAAAHPDACVLPDFYHIYKGGNDFDSLGMIEASRMHCFHINDYPATPGIAEIADKDRVFPGDGVCELPKIIRGLIDHGFQGTFSLELFNPTYWQRDALEVAVEGLEKSKRVVAQAMQLPSTEV from the coding sequence ATGCTTGACCGTCGTCATTTTGTAATCGCCGCCGCGGCAGCCGCTTCGTTACCGATGGCCCTGGCGAAGGGCCAGGTCACGGATCCCGACGAATCGATGCCCGTCGAATTTTCGCTCAACATGAGCACCATTCGGGGTCAGAACCTGTCGGTGCCCGACCAAATCGAAGTGGCTGCGAAAGCCGGCTACGACTCGGTGGAGCCTTGGGTGCGAGATCTCGAAAAGTTTGTGGCAGATGGCGGAACGTTGGCGGACGTTAAGAAACAGATCGAAGACGCGGGCATGACGGTCGCTAGCGCGATCGGTTTTGCGAACTGGATCGTTGATGACGATGCGGCGCGAGCGGCGGCGCTGGAAACGGCGAAGAAAGAAATGGAGATGGTCCGATCGATCGGCGGTGTTCGAATCGCGGCGCCACCCGTGGGTGCGCACACCGCAACTTCGGTTTCGCCGCCGTTGGAAACGATTGCTCGGCGTTACCACGCGCTGTTGGAAGTCGGCCGCGAGATGGGCGTGACGCCTCAGCTGGAACTATGGGGTTTCTCGCCAACGCTTTCGAAGCTTGGTGAATTGTCGTACGTGTCGACGGCGGCGGCGCATCCAGATGCCTGCGTGCTGCCGGACTTCTACCACATCTACAAAGGTGGCAACGATTTCGATTCGCTCGGCATGATCGAAGCCTCCCGAATGCACTGCTTCCATATCAACGACTATCCCGCCACGCCCGGCATCGCAGAGATCGCGGACAAGGATCGCGTCTTCCCCGGTGATGGCGTTTGCGAGTTGCCGAAGATCATTCGAGGACTGATCGACCACGGTTTCCAAGGCACTTTCTCGTTGGAACTTTTCAATCCAACCTATTGGCAACGCGATGCACTGGAAGTCGCCGTCGAAGGACTCGAAAAGTCGAAACGAGTGGTCGCCCAGGCGATGCAATTGCCGTCGACCGAAGTCTAA
- a CDS encoding polysaccharide deacetylase family protein produces MTKKALQNIVRSVHHRFFSRPLPQKLGIYFHEIESDAFAAVSEMTRAFRDLGYHFTGDPAEFMASDRPLVFLSIDDNFRTTYELLDLADELDIRFAVYLNTLYFRGRDSDDDRSKYLRHLQTQFAGELLSEDEVREIDRRGHTIGAHTHSHRRLTDLDVNEAQREITECRSKLADVLGATPHHFSYPFGMRRHFSESLRSFCAQSGFQTVANAIPGMQHAAPQALAIQRSGWDLRETVDRNFVNLRIDGRWYERITGRSAVV; encoded by the coding sequence ATGACCAAGAAAGCTCTCCAAAATATCGTTCGGAGCGTTCACCATCGGTTCTTTTCGCGTCCGTTGCCCCAAAAGCTGGGCATCTACTTCCACGAGATCGAATCGGATGCGTTTGCTGCCGTTTCGGAAATGACGCGAGCCTTTCGCGACCTGGGCTATCACTTCACGGGCGACCCGGCTGAGTTCATGGCGTCGGACCGACCGCTCGTTTTCCTCAGCATCGACGATAATTTTCGAACGACATACGAATTGTTGGATCTGGCCGACGAGCTTGATATTCGATTCGCGGTGTACCTGAACACACTGTATTTCCGAGGCCGCGACAGCGACGACGATCGTTCCAAGTATCTCCGCCACCTGCAAACACAGTTTGCGGGAGAGCTTCTTAGCGAAGACGAAGTCCGCGAGATCGATCGGCGTGGCCACACGATTGGCGCCCACACCCATTCGCACCGCCGATTGACCGATCTGGACGTCAACGAAGCGCAACGCGAAATCACCGAATGCCGCTCGAAACTGGCTGACGTCCTTGGTGCGACGCCCCATCACTTTTCGTATCCGTTCGGAATGCGCCGCCATTTTTCCGAATCGCTTCGTTCATTCTGTGCCCAATCGGGTTTCCAAACCGTCGCCAATGCGATCCCCGGGATGCAACACGCCGCGCCCCAAGCCTTGGCGATTCAACGGAGCGGTTGGGACTTGCGCGAGACGGTCGATCGCAACTTTGTGAACCTAAGAATCGACGGCCGATGGTACGAACGAATCACTGGCCGAAGCGCGGTGGTTTAA
- the msrA gene encoding peptide-methionine (S)-S-oxide reductase MsrA: protein MKIPSLFRASSPLDPHPHRRVLTTALAATAVLFGVVFAIPGDAQVKGGPQANDDSVADVSDSTDDSSKEMVATLAGGCFWCTEAVFERMEGVQDVVSGYIGGKNPNPSYEQVCTGRTGHAEAVEIYYDPAKVKFEELLEVFFKTHDPTTLNRQGADSGTQYRSTIFYHNAEQKRIADAYITQLDASEKLPGPIVTTLEEASKFFTAEEYHQDYYARNPNAGYCQAVVRGKVDKFDREFADKRKSK, encoded by the coding sequence TTGAAAATACCATCCCTTTTCAGGGCGTCGTCCCCCCTAGATCCCCATCCCCATCGGCGGGTGCTGACAACGGCATTGGCTGCCACCGCTGTTTTATTCGGTGTCGTCTTTGCTATTCCGGGCGACGCCCAAGTCAAAGGAGGTCCGCAAGCGAACGATGACTCCGTCGCGGACGTCTCTGATTCGACCGACGATTCGTCGAAAGAAATGGTTGCAACCCTGGCCGGCGGATGCTTTTGGTGTACCGAGGCGGTGTTCGAGCGGATGGAAGGCGTCCAGGACGTGGTCTCGGGATACATCGGCGGCAAGAATCCGAATCCCAGTTATGAACAGGTCTGCACCGGCCGGACCGGACATGCCGAAGCCGTCGAAATCTACTACGACCCGGCCAAGGTGAAGTTCGAAGAACTGCTCGAGGTATTTTTCAAGACGCACGATCCGACGACGCTCAATCGACAGGGCGCCGACAGTGGCACGCAATACCGCAGCACGATCTTTTACCACAACGCCGAACAGAAACGAATCGCCGATGCCTACATCACGCAACTCGATGCATCGGAGAAGCTGCCTGGTCCAATCGTGACCACGCTTGAGGAAGCATCCAAGTTCTTCACGGCCGAAGAATATCATCAAGACTATTACGCGAGAAATCCGAACGCTGGCTACTGTCAAGCCGTGGTTCGAGGCAAGGTCGATAAGTTCGACAGAGAGTTCGCTGATAAGCGAAAGTCTAAGTAG